The Mycolicibacterium boenickei genome has a segment encoding these proteins:
- a CDS encoding Rieske 2Fe-2S domain-containing protein — MTTEHAGIREIDTGALPDRYARGWHCLGPVKNFLDGQPHSVEIFGTKLVVFADSKGDLKILDGYCRHMGGDLSQGTIKGDEVACPFHDWRWGGDGKCKLVPYAKRTPRLARTRAWHTDVRGGLLFVWHDHEGNDPQPEVQIPEIPEAASDEWTEWQWNSMLIEGSNCREIIDNVTDMAHFFYIHFGLPTYFKNVFEGHIASQYLHNVGRQDIGGMGTQYGESHLDSEASYFGPSFMINWLHNNYSGYKAESILINCHYPVSQDSFMLQWGVIVEKPKGMDEKTTQKLANAMTDGVSQGFLQDVEIWKHKTRIDNPLLVEEDGAVYQMRRWYQQFYVDVADITPDMTDRFEMEIDTTAANEKWHVEVEENLKVQAEQKAAEKETAQSS, encoded by the coding sequence GTGACTACCGAACATGCCGGCATCAGAGAGATCGACACCGGCGCCCTGCCAGACCGCTACGCGCGGGGTTGGCACTGCCTGGGACCGGTCAAGAACTTCCTTGACGGTCAGCCGCACTCCGTCGAGATCTTCGGCACCAAGCTGGTGGTGTTCGCCGATTCCAAGGGCGACCTGAAGATCCTCGACGGCTACTGCCGGCACATGGGTGGCGACCTGTCGCAGGGCACCATCAAGGGCGACGAGGTGGCCTGCCCGTTCCACGACTGGCGCTGGGGCGGTGACGGCAAGTGCAAGCTCGTCCCTTACGCCAAGCGCACCCCGCGCCTGGCCCGCACCCGGGCGTGGCACACCGACGTGCGCGGTGGCCTGCTGTTCGTCTGGCACGACCACGAGGGCAACGACCCGCAGCCCGAGGTCCAGATCCCCGAGATCCCCGAAGCCGCCAGCGACGAGTGGACCGAGTGGCAGTGGAACTCGATGCTGATCGAGGGCAGCAACTGCCGCGAGATCATCGACAACGTCACCGACATGGCGCACTTCTTCTACATTCACTTCGGCCTGCCGACGTACTTCAAGAACGTCTTCGAGGGCCACATCGCCTCGCAGTACCTGCACAACGTCGGCCGTCAGGACATCGGCGGCATGGGCACCCAGTACGGCGAGTCGCACCTGGATTCCGAAGCCTCCTACTTCGGCCCGTCCTTCATGATCAACTGGCTGCACAACAACTACAGCGGTTACAAGGCCGAGTCGATCCTGATCAACTGCCACTACCCGGTGAGCCAGGACTCGTTCATGTTGCAGTGGGGCGTCATCGTCGAAAAGCCAAAGGGCATGGACGAGAAGACCACCCAGAAGCTGGCCAACGCGATGACCGACGGCGTCAGCCAGGGCTTCCTGCAGGACGTCGAGATCTGGAAGCACAAGACCCGCATCGACAACCCGTTGCTGGTCGAGGAGGACGGCGCCGTCTACCAGATGCGCCGCTGGTACCAGCAGTTCTACGTCGACGTCGCCGACATCACGCCCGACATGACCGACCGCTTCGAGATGGAGATCGACACCACCGCAGCCAACGAGAAGTGGCATGTGGAGGTCGAGGAGAACCTGAAGGTCCAGGCCGAGCAGAAGGCGGCCGAGAAAGAAACCGCGCAGTCAAGCTGA
- a CDS encoding sulfotransferase family protein, translating into MTPRTNVGTVEDLHASAVKACGLEDFGTDDDNYLEALGVLLESYQRDADLTELGSKMQRFFTRNALVARLVSEAAFKQYPQHVDVPIERPIFVTGLPRTGTTVIHRLLTADPMHQGLEMWLAEFPQPRPPRETWPDNPVFSALDARFKQAHEENPDYTGLHYMTADEVEECWQLLRQSLHSVSYETLAHVPTYSKWLARQDWTKSYRRHRKNLQLIGLNEPEKRWVLKNPSHLFALDALFKVYPDALVVQCHRPAETIMASMCSLSQHTTAGWSNTFTGNVIGEDAMETWSRGLELFNAERAKHDPAQFCDVDYFEFIKDPIGAVEGIYRTFGLDFTDAARQAMVDSHTASQQGPRAPKHTYSLADYGLTSEAVQERFKGL; encoded by the coding sequence ATGACCCCGCGCACCAATGTGGGCACGGTCGAGGACCTGCACGCCTCGGCGGTAAAGGCCTGCGGTCTGGAAGATTTCGGCACGGACGACGACAACTACCTGGAAGCGCTCGGGGTGCTGCTGGAGTCCTACCAGCGTGACGCCGACCTGACCGAGCTCGGCAGCAAGATGCAGCGGTTCTTCACCCGCAACGCGCTGGTGGCGCGCCTCGTCTCGGAAGCCGCGTTCAAGCAGTACCCGCAGCACGTCGACGTGCCGATCGAGCGGCCGATCTTCGTCACCGGGCTGCCGCGCACCGGGACCACGGTGATCCACCGGCTCCTGACGGCGGACCCGATGCACCAGGGTCTTGAGATGTGGCTTGCGGAGTTCCCGCAGCCGCGGCCGCCGCGGGAAACCTGGCCCGACAACCCGGTTTTCAGTGCGCTCGATGCCCGGTTCAAGCAGGCGCACGAGGAGAACCCGGATTACACGGGCCTGCATTACATGACCGCGGACGAGGTCGAGGAATGCTGGCAGCTGCTGCGTCAGTCGTTGCACTCGGTGTCCTACGAGACCCTGGCGCACGTCCCGACCTACTCGAAGTGGCTGGCCCGTCAGGACTGGACCAAGTCCTACCGGCGGCATCGCAAGAACCTGCAGCTGATCGGCCTGAACGAGCCCGAAAAGCGTTGGGTCCTCAAGAACCCCAGTCATCTGTTCGCGTTGGACGCACTGTTCAAGGTGTACCCCGACGCGCTCGTGGTCCAGTGCCACCGGCCTGCCGAGACCATCATGGCCTCGATGTGCTCGCTGTCGCAGCACACGACCGCCGGCTGGTCCAACACGTTCACCGGGAATGTCATCGGCGAAGACGCCATGGAGACCTGGTCGCGTGGGCTGGAGTTGTTCAATGCCGAACGGGCCAAGCATGATCCGGCCCAGTTCTGCGACGTGGACTATTTCGAGTTCATCAAGGACCCGATCGGTGCGGTCGAGGGCATCTACCGCACGTTCGGACTGGACTTCACCGACGCCGCCCGCCAGGCGATGGTCGACAGTCACACCGCCAGCCAGCAGGGACCGCGAGCGCCGAAGCACACCTACTCACTGGCGGACTACGGTTTGACCTCCGAGGCGGTCCAGGAGCGGTTCAAGGGGCTGTAG
- a CDS encoding SDR family oxidoreductase: MAGLLENKVVVISGVGPGLGTTLARRCAENGADLVLAARTVERLEDVAKEVTALGRRALAVGTDITDEEQVANVVARTMEEYGKADVLINNAFRVPSMKPFANTTFDHMRDAIELTVFGALRMTQGFTPALEAVKGSVVNVNSMVVRHSQAKYGAYKMAKSALLSMSQTLATELGEKGIRVNSVLPGYIWGETLEGYFNHQAQKYGTTVEQIYNASAAGSDLKRLPTEDEVASAILFMASDLSSGITGQALDVNCGEYKA; the protein is encoded by the coding sequence ATGGCCGGACTGCTCGAGAACAAGGTTGTCGTCATCAGCGGTGTCGGGCCCGGGCTCGGGACGACGCTGGCCCGCCGATGTGCGGAGAACGGCGCCGACCTCGTGTTGGCCGCCCGCACGGTGGAGCGGCTCGAGGACGTGGCCAAAGAGGTGACGGCTCTGGGCCGTCGTGCGCTCGCGGTGGGCACCGACATCACCGACGAGGAGCAGGTCGCCAACGTGGTGGCTCGCACGATGGAGGAGTACGGCAAGGCAGACGTGTTGATCAACAACGCGTTCCGGGTGCCGTCCATGAAGCCGTTCGCGAACACCACCTTTGATCACATGCGGGACGCGATCGAGCTGACCGTGTTCGGCGCACTGCGCATGACCCAGGGCTTCACCCCCGCCCTGGAAGCAGTCAAAGGCTCAGTGGTGAATGTCAATTCGATGGTCGTCCGACACTCGCAGGCCAAGTACGGCGCCTACAAGATGGCCAAGTCGGCCCTGCTGTCCATGTCGCAGACCCTCGCCACCGAACTGGGGGAGAAGGGCATCCGGGTCAACTCGGTGCTGCCCGGCTACATCTGGGGTGAAACCCTGGAGGGGTACTTCAACCATCAGGCGCAGAAGTACGGCACCACCGTGGAACAGATCTACAACGCGTCAGCGGCTGGGTCCGATCTCAAGCGGCTGCCGACCGAGGATGAGGTGGCCTCGGCGATCCTGTTCATGGCCAGTGATCTGTCCAGCGGGATCACCGGTCAGGCCCTTGATGTGAACTGCGGAGAATACAAGGCATGA
- a CDS encoding IclR family transcriptional regulator, with translation MPDDEPAGRASPPTARVVAILDFLSRHPQERFGLSELTRRVGLSKPTCLGILSTLTDSGYLIRDSADKTYRLGPSLISLGHAAQESMRVNPAARAELRALSATFDTSAGLTAVVDDRITVLEVVGPPGRDAGVRVGQSYPFAPPVGLMFVLWDDDALRAWLAKAPTIPLRTESARLHRVIENCRTDGYLVERLTPGGRRLYALMAGMSTNLPDELRALLSELVSDIGERVYLRDEGSGDNTPHDVSVISAPVFDHYQRQVMAASLHIGTALTDKEITDRARALVATADALTEQLGGVKPRL, from the coding sequence ATGCCAGACGACGAGCCGGCCGGCCGCGCTTCGCCGCCCACTGCACGGGTGGTGGCCATCCTGGATTTCCTGTCCCGCCATCCGCAGGAGCGGTTCGGACTGTCCGAGCTCACCCGCCGGGTCGGGCTGAGCAAGCCGACCTGCCTGGGCATCCTCAGCACGCTCACCGATTCGGGCTACCTGATCCGCGACAGCGCCGACAAGACGTATCGCCTTGGACCGAGCCTGATCTCACTCGGCCACGCGGCCCAGGAGTCCATGCGCGTCAATCCCGCGGCCCGCGCCGAACTGCGGGCGCTGTCCGCCACTTTCGACACCTCCGCGGGTCTGACGGCCGTCGTCGACGACCGGATCACCGTGCTCGAGGTGGTCGGCCCGCCCGGCCGCGATGCCGGGGTGCGGGTCGGACAGAGCTATCCGTTCGCCCCGCCGGTCGGCCTGATGTTCGTGCTGTGGGACGACGATGCCCTGCGCGCCTGGCTGGCTAAGGCGCCGACCATCCCGCTGCGCACCGAATCTGCCCGGCTGCACCGGGTGATCGAAAACTGCCGCACGGACGGGTATCTGGTGGAACGCCTGACGCCGGGGGGCCGTCGGCTCTACGCCCTGATGGCCGGGATGTCGACCAACCTTCCCGACGAACTACGCGCTCTGCTCAGTGAGCTGGTCTCCGACATCGGCGAGCGGGTGTATCTGCGTGACGAGGGGTCCGGCGACAATACCCCGCATGACGTCAGCGTCATCTCCGCACCGGTGTTCGACCACTATCAACGTCAGGTGATGGCGGCGTCATTGCACATCGGAACGGCGTTGACGGACAAGGAGATCACCGACCGGGCCCGGGCACTGGTGGCGACGGCCGACGCGTTGACCGAGCAGCTGGGCGGGGTCAAGCCGAGGCTCTGA
- a CDS encoding hemophore-related protein, giving the protein MTKRSLTTLAVAVGSLTLLTVGAGVASADPRLDSAVNTTCTYPQVMGALNAQSPMAGASPAVQDVLRQFLGSSRDQRQNMAEGIAAQPANQPYLGLLQTVFDTCNNF; this is encoded by the coding sequence ATGACGAAGCGTTCGCTGACCACATTGGCTGTCGCCGTCGGCAGCTTGACCTTGTTGACCGTCGGAGCCGGTGTCGCATCCGCGGATCCCAGGCTGGATTCGGCCGTGAACACCACGTGCACTTACCCGCAGGTGATGGGGGCGCTGAATGCACAGAGTCCCATGGCGGGCGCCTCGCCGGCAGTTCAGGATGTGCTGCGCCAGTTCCTGGGCTCGTCGCGGGATCAACGGCAGAACATGGCCGAGGGCATCGCCGCTCAACCGGCCAACCAGCCCTACCTGGGATTGCTGCAGACAGTCTTCGACACCTGCAACAACTTCTGA
- a CDS encoding MMPL/RND family transporter: protein MSNKPPLIARVIHRLAVPIIIGWLVVVAVLTFAVPSLETVGRQYSVSLVPKDAPSFQAAKHMGTVFGESDSDSVAMIVLEGDQPLGDAAHRYYDDLVRQLKADTRHVQHVQDYWGDPLTAPAVQSADDKAVYVQLNLAGNQGESLANESVDAIRGIVDRTPPPPGLKAYVTGPAPLVADMNHAGDKSIIKITIVTLVVIFTMLLLVYRSIITAVLLLVMVGIQVQAARGVVALLGEHQVIALSTFAVNLLVSLGIAVGTDYGIFFLGRYQEARQAGEDREAAFYTTFRSVAKVVLGSGMTIAGAIFCLSFARLPYFQTMGVPTAVAMVVAVAVALTLVPAVLAVGGRVGLFEPKRKIIVRRWRRLATAIVRWPAPILVTACVIALIGLLALPAYQTSYNDRLYVPADIPANVGYAAAERHFPQSRMTPDILMLEADHDMRNPADLLILNKVARGIFAVPGISRVQAVTRPEGNPIDRTSIPFLLSLQSANQEQVLPFQRDRMKDLLKQADDLTTMINITQHLYDVGLKMSDTTHRMTQDTRDLDTTTDELRDHIADFDDFWRPIRNYFYWEPHCFDIPFCWSFRSLFDSIDGVDAVSDGVHDLSLGTDRLDVLMPQMIAQFPQMISSMKVMRAGLLTMHSTMAGTMAMMDEMSDNATAMGQAFDAARNDDSFYLPPEVLENKDFKRAMNLFFSPDGKSVRFIISHRGDPATPEGISRVEAVHRAAEEALKVTPLENAKIYLAGSAPTFKDMRDGSTYDLLIAGVAALCLIFVIMLLVTRSLIAALVIVGTVALSLGAAFGLSVLIWQHILGINLHWLVLAMSVIILLAVGSDYNLLLVSRMKEEIGAGINTGIIRAMGGSGKVVTAAGLVFAFTMMSMVASDLRIIGQVGSTIGIGLLLDTLVVRALMTPAIAALLGRWFWWPQRVRQRPASAMLRETAPRPVARSLLLRSDES, encoded by the coding sequence GTGAGCAACAAGCCGCCGCTTATTGCCAGGGTGATTCATCGGCTGGCCGTGCCGATCATCATCGGCTGGTTGGTGGTCGTCGCCGTGCTCACCTTCGCCGTTCCATCGCTCGAAACGGTGGGGCGACAGTACTCGGTGTCGTTGGTCCCCAAAGACGCCCCGTCGTTCCAGGCGGCAAAGCACATGGGCACGGTGTTCGGCGAATCCGACTCCGACAGTGTGGCAATGATCGTCCTGGAGGGAGACCAGCCTCTCGGGGATGCGGCGCACCGCTACTACGACGACCTGGTTCGCCAGCTGAAGGCCGACACCCGTCATGTGCAGCACGTGCAGGACTACTGGGGCGACCCCCTGACGGCGCCCGCGGTCCAGAGTGCTGACGACAAGGCTGTGTATGTCCAGCTGAATCTGGCGGGTAACCAAGGCGAATCCCTGGCGAACGAATCCGTCGACGCAATCCGGGGCATCGTGGACCGGACGCCACCGCCCCCGGGACTGAAGGCCTACGTCACCGGACCCGCGCCACTGGTCGCGGATATGAACCATGCCGGCGACAAGTCCATCATCAAGATCACCATTGTCACGCTCGTGGTGATCTTCACGATGCTGCTCCTGGTCTACCGCTCGATCATCACCGCGGTGCTTCTTCTCGTCATGGTGGGCATACAGGTCCAGGCGGCTCGTGGCGTGGTCGCATTGCTCGGTGAGCACCAGGTCATCGCGTTGTCGACATTCGCGGTCAATCTCCTGGTATCGCTCGGGATCGCGGTGGGGACCGACTACGGCATCTTCTTCCTCGGGCGCTATCAGGAGGCGCGGCAAGCCGGGGAAGACCGGGAAGCCGCCTTCTACACCACATTCCGAAGTGTGGCCAAGGTGGTGCTGGGTTCCGGCATGACCATCGCCGGCGCGATTTTCTGCCTCAGCTTCGCGCGGCTGCCGTATTTCCAGACGATGGGTGTTCCGACCGCCGTCGCGATGGTCGTCGCGGTGGCGGTAGCGCTCACACTCGTTCCGGCGGTTCTCGCGGTGGGCGGCCGGGTGGGCCTGTTCGAGCCCAAGCGCAAGATCATCGTCCGGCGGTGGCGGCGGCTGGCGACGGCGATCGTCCGATGGCCTGCGCCGATTCTGGTCACGGCCTGCGTGATCGCGCTCATCGGTCTGTTGGCCCTGCCGGCCTATCAGACCAGCTACAACGACCGGCTGTATGTGCCTGCCGACATTCCCGCCAATGTGGGATATGCCGCCGCTGAGAGGCACTTTCCGCAGTCCCGCATGACGCCTGACATCCTCATGCTCGAGGCCGACCACGACATGCGCAATCCGGCAGATCTGCTGATATTGAACAAGGTGGCGAGGGGGATCTTCGCTGTTCCCGGAATATCCCGGGTGCAGGCGGTCACCCGGCCTGAGGGCAACCCGATCGACCGGACGTCGATACCGTTTCTACTGAGCTTGCAGAGCGCCAATCAGGAACAGGTGCTGCCGTTCCAGCGGGACCGCATGAAAGATCTGTTGAAGCAGGCAGACGATCTGACCACGATGATCAACATCACGCAGCATCTCTACGATGTCGGTCTGAAAATGTCCGACACCACGCATCGGATGACGCAGGACACCCGCGATTTGGATACCACAACCGATGAATTGCGGGACCACATCGCCGATTTCGACGATTTCTGGCGGCCGATCCGCAATTACTTCTATTGGGAGCCGCACTGTTTCGACATCCCGTTCTGCTGGTCGTTCCGATCTCTGTTCGACTCGATCGACGGGGTCGATGCGGTCTCAGACGGCGTGCATGACCTGAGTCTCGGGACCGACCGCCTGGATGTCCTGATGCCCCAGATGATCGCCCAGTTCCCGCAGATGATCTCGAGCATGAAGGTCATGAGGGCCGGCCTTCTGACCATGCACAGCACAATGGCCGGGACCATGGCCATGATGGACGAGATGAGCGATAACGCCACCGCGATGGGTCAGGCGTTCGACGCGGCTCGCAACGATGATTCCTTCTACCTGCCGCCGGAAGTCCTTGAGAACAAGGACTTCAAACGCGCGATGAACCTGTTCTTCTCGCCGGACGGGAAGTCGGTCCGTTTCATCATTTCGCACCGGGGGGATCCTGCTACGCCCGAGGGGATTTCACGGGTCGAGGCGGTGCACCGGGCGGCCGAAGAGGCGCTCAAGGTGACTCCGTTGGAGAACGCCAAGATCTACCTGGCAGGTTCCGCCCCGACGTTCAAGGACATGCGTGACGGGTCGACCTATGACCTGTTGATCGCGGGGGTCGCCGCGCTGTGCCTGATCTTCGTGATCATGTTGCTCGTCACGCGAAGCCTGATCGCCGCGCTGGTCATCGTGGGGACGGTGGCGTTGTCGCTGGGCGCCGCGTTCGGCCTGTCAGTGCTCATCTGGCAGCACATTCTCGGCATCAACCTGCATTGGCTCGTGCTCGCGATGTCCGTGATCATCCTCTTGGCCGTCGGTTCTGACTACAACCTGCTGCTGGTGTCCCGGATGAAGGAGGAGATCGGCGCGGGGATCAACACCGGGATCATCCGGGCCATGGGCGGTAGCGGAAAGGTCGTGACAGCAGCGGGCTTGGTGTTCGCGTTCACGATGATGTCGATGGTGGCCAGTGACCTGCGGATCATCGGCCAGGTGGGTTCCACGATCGGTATCGGTCTGCTGTTGGACACCCTGGTGGTGCGCGCGCTCATGACTCCGGCCATCGCAGCGCTGCTCGGCCGCTGGTTCTGGTGGCCGCAGCGCGTGCGACAGCGGCCTGCCAGCGCGATGCTGCGGGAAACGGCGCCCCGGCCGGTCGCCCGTTCGCTGTTGCTGCGGTCCGACGAGAGCTGA
- a CDS encoding MMPL/RND family transporter, whose protein sequence is MSSQMTGGKPPFVARMIRVLAVPIIIGWLLIAYVLSAIVPPLEQVEKEHSVSLIPNDAPSFEAVERMGRNFGEATSNSAAIIVLEGDQPLGDDAHRYYNDLVRQLRADTAHVQHVQDFWGDPLMAGAAESADSKAVYVQMGLAGDLGQSLSNESLEAVRGIVDRSSPPPGVRAYVTGPAAMVADLSASGNRTVLLVTGLSLTVILVMLLFFFRSIFTAVILLFLVGIQLQVARGVVALLADSGLIGLSTYAVNLLVTLGIAAGTDYGIFFVGRYQEARQAGEDKEQAFYTTYRSVGKVVLASGLTIAGAVFCLSFTRLPYFRTLGVPCALGMMVAVAVALTLIPAVLALGSRLRLFEPRRKIIVRRWRRIGTAIVRWPAPILVAACAVSLIGLLALPAYQPGYSDQKYLPKDIPANAGYDAAARHFQQSLMASPDILLVEADRDMRNPADFLVLNKLAKGVLSVPGVARVQSATRPEGIPLKHTTIPFIISSSNAGQLQLLPFQKARMNDLAAQADEISKTIAVMQRMYGLMQQLAAATNDVVSKTHDLEDVTLELRDHMADFDDFWRPVRNYLYWEPHCFNIPLCWSTKSLFEALDGVDKLTVTMHRLIGNLDQLNVLLPQMIAQFPAMIATMQSTRTMMLTMRSTMGGILAQMDEMSDGATAMGRAFDNAQNDDSFYIPPEVFKNADFKRVMDVFLSPDGKTARLLITQRGDPATPEGIARVEPIRTAAEEALKGTPLENAKLYLTGTSAMSKDQVDGSTYDLLIAGIAALCLIFIIMLIMIRSLVAALVIVGTVALSLGAAFGLSVLVWQHILGIELNWIVLAIALIILLAVGSDYNLLLVSRMKEEIKAGINTGIIRAMAGSGKVVTAAGLVFAATMFALLASDVRTIGQVGSTIGIGLLFDTLVVRAFMTPSIAALLGRWFWWPLAVRQRPASALLRPTGPRPLVRSLLLKPDER, encoded by the coding sequence ATGAGTAGCCAGATGACCGGCGGCAAACCGCCGTTCGTAGCGAGGATGATCCGCGTACTGGCGGTGCCGATCATCATCGGGTGGTTGCTGATCGCGTACGTCCTGAGTGCGATCGTCCCCCCGCTGGAGCAGGTCGAGAAAGAGCACTCGGTATCGCTGATCCCCAACGATGCGCCTTCGTTCGAGGCGGTCGAGCGGATGGGCAGGAACTTCGGCGAGGCGACCTCGAACAGTGCGGCGATCATCGTCCTCGAGGGTGATCAGCCCCTTGGTGACGACGCGCACCGGTACTACAACGATCTGGTCCGTCAACTGCGGGCGGACACCGCGCATGTGCAACACGTCCAAGACTTTTGGGGCGATCCGCTGATGGCGGGCGCAGCAGAGAGCGCTGACAGCAAGGCCGTCTACGTTCAGATGGGTCTGGCGGGCGATCTGGGCCAGTCACTTTCGAATGAATCGCTGGAGGCAGTTCGGGGCATCGTCGACCGGAGTTCGCCCCCTCCGGGGGTGAGGGCCTACGTGACCGGCCCCGCGGCGATGGTCGCCGATTTGAGCGCGAGCGGCAACCGCACGGTCCTGCTGGTCACGGGCCTGAGCCTCACGGTCATCCTGGTGATGCTGTTGTTCTTCTTCCGTTCGATCTTCACCGCCGTGATCCTTCTGTTCCTGGTTGGCATCCAATTACAGGTGGCCCGAGGGGTTGTCGCTCTTCTCGCCGACAGCGGTCTCATCGGGCTGTCCACCTACGCAGTCAACCTTCTGGTCACACTCGGAATCGCGGCAGGAACCGACTACGGCATCTTCTTCGTCGGGCGCTATCAGGAGGCGCGACAGGCAGGCGAAGACAAGGAACAGGCGTTCTACACGACGTACCGCAGCGTCGGCAAGGTGGTGCTGGCGTCGGGATTGACGATTGCCGGTGCGGTGTTCTGTCTCAGCTTCACCCGATTGCCCTATTTCCGGACTCTCGGTGTTCCGTGTGCCCTGGGCATGATGGTGGCAGTCGCGGTGGCACTGACGCTGATCCCGGCGGTGCTTGCGCTGGGCAGTCGACTCAGGTTGTTCGAGCCGAGACGCAAGATCATCGTTCGTCGGTGGCGCCGGATCGGCACCGCGATCGTTCGCTGGCCCGCGCCGATCCTGGTTGCGGCTTGCGCGGTGTCGCTGATCGGGCTGTTGGCGCTGCCCGCATACCAACCCGGCTACAGCGACCAGAAGTATCTGCCCAAAGACATCCCCGCCAACGCGGGGTACGACGCAGCGGCCCGGCATTTCCAGCAGTCGCTGATGGCGTCTCCCGACATACTGTTGGTCGAGGCCGATCGGGACATGCGTAACCCGGCAGATTTCCTGGTGTTGAACAAGCTGGCCAAGGGCGTGCTGTCCGTTCCCGGGGTGGCCCGGGTGCAGTCGGCGACCCGGCCCGAGGGTATTCCCCTCAAGCACACCACGATTCCCTTCATCATCAGCTCCTCCAACGCCGGCCAACTGCAGCTCCTGCCGTTCCAGAAGGCCCGGATGAACGACTTGGCGGCGCAGGCCGACGAGATCTCGAAAACCATCGCCGTGATGCAACGCATGTACGGGCTCATGCAACAACTCGCTGCCGCGACCAATGACGTGGTGAGCAAAACGCATGATCTGGAAGACGTGACCCTTGAGTTGCGCGACCACATGGCCGACTTCGACGACTTCTGGCGGCCGGTGCGCAACTACCTGTACTGGGAGCCACATTGCTTCAACATCCCGCTGTGCTGGTCGACGAAGTCTCTGTTCGAGGCGCTTGACGGTGTCGACAAGCTCACCGTGACGATGCACCGGCTGATCGGGAATCTCGATCAACTGAATGTGCTTCTGCCGCAGATGATCGCCCAGTTCCCCGCCATGATCGCGACGATGCAGAGCACACGGACGATGATGCTGACGATGCGCAGCACCATGGGGGGCATCCTGGCGCAGATGGACGAGATGTCCGATGGTGCCACCGCGATGGGCAGAGCCTTCGACAATGCCCAGAACGACGATTCGTTCTATATCCCACCCGAGGTCTTCAAGAACGCGGACTTCAAGCGGGTCATGGACGTGTTCTTGTCACCGGACGGGAAGACGGCGCGCTTGCTCATCACCCAGCGAGGCGATCCCGCGACGCCTGAAGGTATTGCGCGGGTAGAGCCGATCAGAACGGCTGCAGAGGAGGCGCTGAAGGGAACGCCTCTGGAGAACGCCAAGCTTTACCTCACCGGGACCTCGGCGATGTCGAAAGATCAGGTGGACGGGTCGACCTATGACCTGCTGATCGCGGGAATCGCCGCGCTGTGCCTCATTTTCATCATCATGCTGATCATGATCAGGAGCCTGGTGGCGGCGTTGGTGATCGTGGGGACGGTGGCGCTTTCTCTCGGCGCGGCGTTCGGACTGTCGGTGTTGGTCTGGCAACACATCCTCGGAATCGAGTTGAACTGGATAGTCCTCGCGATCGCGCTCATCATTCTGTTGGCGGTCGGTTCTGACTACAACCTGCTGCTGGTGTCCCGGATGAAAGAGGAGATCAAGGCGGGCATCAACACGGGCATCATCCGCGCCATGGCCGGCAGCGGAAAGGTCGTGACGGCAGCGGGTCTGGTGTTCGCGGCAACCATGTTTGCGTTGCTGGCCAGCGATGTGCGCACCATCGGCCAGGTGGGTTCCACGATCGGCATCGGCCTGCTCTTCGACACCTTGGTGGTGCGTGCGTTCATGACGCCGTCCATCGCGGCGCTGCTCGGCCGTTGGTTCTGGTGGCCGCTCGCGGTGCGTCAGAGGCCCGCCAGTGCGCTGCTGCGGCCGACCGGGCCTCGGCCGCTGGTCCGTTCCCTGTTGCTCAAACCCGACGAACGCTGA
- a CDS encoding MmpS family protein, whose translation MWIPLLILVVLGAGGFTVMRLHGVFGSQTRPAYADTELEERRPYDPKQLVYEVFGPPGTVANISYFDVDAEPRFVEGASLPWSLKFAMTEATSMVNVIAQGDSNRIGCRIIVDDEVKSEKVESGESAFTYCLLKAA comes from the coding sequence CCGGAGGATTCACCGTCATGCGGCTGCACGGTGTTTTCGGCTCGCAGACCCGCCCCGCATACGCCGACACAGAGCTCGAGGAGCGTAGGCCGTACGACCCCAAACAACTGGTGTATGAGGTGTTCGGTCCACCTGGGACGGTGGCGAACATCAGCTACTTCGACGTCGATGCGGAACCACGGTTTGTCGAAGGGGCAAGCCTGCCATGGTCGTTGAAGTTCGCGATGACCGAGGCGACATCCATGGTCAACGTCATCGCGCAGGGCGATAGCAACAGAATCGGCTGCCGCATCATCGTGGACGACGAGGTCAAGTCGGAGAAGGTCGAGAGCGGGGAAAGCGCGTTCACCTACTGCCTCCTGAAGGCCGCATGA